The proteins below come from a single Onychomys torridus chromosome 18, mOncTor1.1, whole genome shotgun sequence genomic window:
- the Lims1 gene encoding LIM and senescent cell antigen-like-containing domain protein 1 — translation FQFEGRKYCEHDFQMLFAPCCHQCGEFIIGRVIKAMNNSWHPECFRCDLCQEVLADIGFVKNAGRHLCRPCHNREKARGLGKYICQKCHAIIDEQPLIFKNDPYHPDHFNCANCGKELTADARELKGELYCLPCHDKMGVPICGACRRPIEGRVVNAMGKQWHVEHFVCAKCEKPFLGHRHYERKGLAYCETHYNQLFGDVCFHCNRVIEGDVVSALNKAWCVSCFACSTCNTKLTLKDKFVEIDLKPVCKYCYEKMPEEFKRRLAKREREAKEKEKQRKRKPVCL, via the exons TTCCAGTTTGAAGGAAGGAAGTACTGTGAGCATGATTTCCAGATGCTCTTTGCTCCCTGCTGCCATCAGTGTG GTGAATTCATCATTGGTCGGGTTATTAAAGCCATGAACAACAGCTGGCATCCTGAGTGCTTTCGATGTGACCTCTGCCAGGAAGTGCTGGCAGACATAGGGTTTGTCAAGAATGCTGGCAG ACACCTATGTCGTCCATGTCATAATCGTGAAAAGGCCAGAGGCCTTGGAAAATACATCTGCCAGAAATGCCATGCCATCATTGATGAACAGCCTCTGATCTTCAAGAATGACCCTTACCATCCAGACCACTTCAACTGTGCCAACTGCGG GAAGGAGCTAACTGCTGATGCCCGGGAGCTGAAAGGGGAGCTGTACTGTCTGCCATGTCATGATAAGATGGGGGTCCCTATCTGTGGTGCTTGTCGGAGGCCCATTGAAGGGCGAGTAGTGAATGCCATGGGCAAGCAATGGCATGTGGAG CATTTTGTTTGTGCCAAATGTGAAAAGCCATTTCTTGGACATCGCCATTATGAGAGGAAGGGCTTGGCCTATTGTGAAACTCACTATAATCAG CTGTTCGGTGATGTCTGTTTCCACTGCAACCGTGTCATAGAAGGGGACG TGGTCTCTGCCCTCAACAAGGCCTGGTGTGTGAGCTGCTTTGCCTGTTCCACCTGCAATACCAAGTTAACACTCAA GGATAAGTTTGTTGAAATTGACCTAAAGCCAGTCTGCAAATACTGTTATGAGAAAATGCCAGAAGAGTTTAAGAGGCGACTTGCCAAACGGGAACGAGAAgcgaaggagaaggagaagcagagaaagagaaagccagtGTGTCTGTAG